In Salvelinus alpinus chromosome 30, SLU_Salpinus.1, whole genome shotgun sequence, a single genomic region encodes these proteins:
- the LOC139560310 gene encoding myb/SANT-like DNA-binding domain-containing protein 4 — protein MATRAAYFSPSEAQILMEAYEEVKDIIKKKGNTATVIKQREKAWQSIADRLNALNMNGPKRTWQQVKIKYKNILQNAVKKNTHRQGTGGGSPKADLTPAEDMALELNKGRPVLEGIPGGKETSIGSSQDATRFIQVSGSTVFLLEPPAQAPDDADPGEGPSAAATAHDGDDDEEETISLDSRRHEDPDAIQWENQPGNISSQAIRKLYGNHLRRQIELADIDIQYKKKKMENLALESEIKKRTIRKLDLEIKKT, from the exons atggcaactagagccgcgtacttttcaccgtcggaagcacaaatcctcatggaggcatacgaggaggtaaaagatataattaagaagaaaggcaacaccgccacagtgataaagcaaagagaaaaagcgtggcaaagtattgcagaccgcctgaatgc attaaacatgaacgggccaaaacggacatggcagcaggtcaaaatcaaatacaagaacattctgcagaatg cagtgaaaaagaatacccacagacaaggcacgggtggtgggtcaccaaaggctgaccttaccccagcagaggacatggccttggagctaaataaaggcaggcccgtcttagaggggatccctggggggaaagagacgagcataggttcctcccaagatgccacccgcttcattcaag tgtctggcagcactgtgttcctgttagagccaccagcacaagcaccagacgatgctgatcca ggtgaaggccccagtgcagcagcaacagcacatgatggagacgatgatgaggaggagaccatctctctggattccagaaggcatgag gacccagatgctatacagtgggaaaaccagcctggcaacata agctcacaagctatcagaaagttgtatggcaaccacctccggcgccaaatagaactggcagacatagacattcagtacaagaagaaaaagatggaaaatcttgcactggagtccgaaataaaaaagaggacaattaggaaactggaccttgaaataaaaaaaacttga